A single genomic interval of Shewanella halotolerans harbors:
- a CDS encoding LysE family translocator, whose translation MSFSAWLGLLAICCLGAMSPGPSLAMVVRHTLGGGRANGIVCAWAHSIGIGIYALVTLLGLAVLLKQAPLVFNGIAILGALYLAYIGVQALRSKGGMSDKLAAGKSTDWLTAARDGIAISLFNPKIMLFFLALFSQFVMVADELWGKSLIVLTPLVVDGLWYTLIAFLLSHKSVLPKLREKAALIDKLSGVVLILLAVRVLVTL comes from the coding sequence ATGAGTTTTAGTGCGTGGCTGGGGCTGTTGGCCATCTGTTGTTTGGGCGCCATGTCGCCTGGGCCGAGTCTGGCCATGGTGGTGCGTCATACCCTGGGCGGTGGCCGGGCTAACGGTATCGTCTGCGCCTGGGCGCACTCCATTGGCATAGGTATCTACGCCCTGGTGACCCTGCTGGGGCTGGCGGTGCTGCTTAAGCAGGCCCCGCTGGTGTTTAATGGTATCGCGATCCTCGGCGCCCTCTATCTTGCCTATATCGGTGTGCAGGCGCTGCGCTCTAAGGGCGGCATGTCGGATAAGCTGGCGGCGGGTAAGTCGACAGACTGGTTGACCGCTGCCCGCGACGGTATCGCCATCTCGTTGTTTAACCCCAAGATCATGCTGTTTTTCCTGGCGCTCTTCAGCCAGTTTGTGATGGTGGCCGACGAGCTATGGGGCAAGTCGCTTATCGTGTTGACGCCGCTGGTGGTCGATGGCCTCTGGTATACCTTGATTGCGTTCTTGCTGTCGCACAAATCGGTATTGCCTAAGCTAAGGGAGAAGGCGGCGCTTATTGATAAACTCTCGGGCGTGGTGCTGATTCTGCTGGCGGTGCGGGTGCTGGTGACCCTCTAG